One Triticum dicoccoides isolate Atlit2015 ecotype Zavitan chromosome 4B, WEW_v2.0, whole genome shotgun sequence genomic window carries:
- the LOC119294449 gene encoding acyl transferase 5-like — MAAPAPTVAKSPPALVPPAGPTPGGTLPLSSIDKTAAVRVMVDFIQVFQSPSSDSSSVDEQVAAMRQGFARALVPYYPVAGRIAEPTPGEPVVDCTGEGVWFVEAAASCSLADVNGLEDRPLAIPKADLIPRPPADHKLEDQILLAQITKFTCGGYAVGICFSHLVFDGQGAAQFLTAVGEMARGLPEPSVKPIWSRDAIPNPPKPPLGPPPSFTAFNFVKSTVEISLDSIKRVKDQVAAETAQRCSTFDVVTAMIFKCRAAAIGSAPDAEVRLGFAAGTRHLLGSSLPSPEGYYGNCVYPGGLARASKDVEEASLVEIVTAIREAKDALSARFLDWLGGGAKDSHYNVSLDYGTLVVTDWSHVGFNDVDYGFGEPTYVFTLNDDVNIVPSVVYLKPPKPKQGIRLVLQCVEEPHATVFTDELHKLA; from the exons ATGGCCGCGCCCGCGCCCACCGTCGCCAAGTCGCCGCCGGCGCTCGTGCCCCCGGCGGGGCCGACCCCGGGAGGCACGCTCCCGCTCTCCTCCATCGACAAGACTGCCGCCGTCCGCGTCATGGTTGACTTCATCCAGGTCTTCCAGTCCCCCTCCTCCGACTCCTCCTCCGTCGACGAACAGGTGGCCGCCATGCGCCAGGGCTTCGCCAGGGCGCTCGTCCCCTACTACCCGGTGGCCGGCCGCATCGCCGAGCCGACCCCGGGCGAGCCCGTGGTCGACTGCACCGGCGAGGGCGTCTGGTTCGTGGAGGCCGCCGCCAGCTGCTCCCTCGCCGACGTCAACGGCCTCGAGGACCGCCCGCTCGCCAtccccaaggccgacctcatcccCCGCCCTCCCGCCGACCACAAGCTCGAGGACCAGATCCTCCTCGCGCAG ATCACCAAGTTCACCTGCGGCGGCTACGCCGTCGGCATTTGCTTCAGCCACCTGGTGTTCGACGGGCAGGGCGCGGCGCAGTTCCTCACGGCCGTCGGCGAGATGGCGCGGGGCCTCCCGGAGCCGTCGGTCAAGCCGATCTGGTCCCGCGACGCCATCCCCAACCCGCCCAAGCCGCCGCTCGGCCCGCCGCCGTCCTTCACGGCCTTCAACTTCGTCAAGTCCACCGTGGAGATCTCGCTCGACAGCATCAAGCGCGTCAAGGACCAGGTCGCCGCCGAGACGGCCCAGCGATGCTCCACCTTCGACGTGGTGACCGCCATGATCTTCAAGTGCCGCGCCGCGGCCATCGggtccgcgcccgacgccgaggtgCGCCTGGGCTTCGCGGCCGGCACGCGCCACCTGCTCGGCAGCTCCCTGCCATCGCCGGAAGGCTACTACGGCAACTGCGTGTACCCCGGCGGGCTCGCCAGGGCCAGCAAGGACGTCGAGGAGGCGTCACTGGTGGAGATTGTGACCGCGATCCGGGAGGCCAAGGACGCGCTGTCGGCTCGGTTCCTGGACTGGctgggtggcggcgccaaggacagCCACTACAATGTGTCGCTGGACTACGGCACGCTGGTGGTGACCGACTGGAGCCACGTCGGGTTCAACGACGTCGACTACGGCTTTGGCGAGCCCACCTACGTCTTCACCTTGAACGACGACGTCAACATTGTGCCGTCCGTGGTGTACCTCAAGCCGCCCAAGCCGAAGCAGGGCATCCGGCTGGTGCTCCAGTGCGTCGAGGAGCCGCACGCCACCGTCTTCACCGATGAGCTGCACAAGCTCGCCTAA